Proteins co-encoded in one Papaver somniferum cultivar HN1 chromosome 5, ASM357369v1, whole genome shotgun sequence genomic window:
- the LOC113278853 gene encoding glycoprotein 3-alpha-L-fucosyltransferase A-like, protein MNFIYLYEKKCFVVNVVGDVLRSYETTTASLVWSDEAQEWDTCSVGCHFGHKSEDDKTPDASFGQPGNGEPGILRTMESSHYYSENNFSPAREKGFKVVMTTSLSSDVPVGYFSWAEYDIMAPLQPQIEKALAAAFISDCGARNFLLQALEMLEKSNISIDSYGGCHRNRNGEKNRENPDSRFVVMMKIGKCTLGLSGAFKYTVV, encoded by the exons atgaattttatcTATTTATACGAGAAGAAATGTTTTGTTGTAAATGTGGTTGGAGATGTGTTGAGATCATATGAAACAACAACTGCATCACTAGTGTGGTCTGATGAG GCTCAGGAATGGGATACTTGCTCTGTTGGATGTCATTTTGGACACAAAAGTGAAGATGATAAGACGCCGGATGCTTCGTTTGGTCAACCTGGTAATGGAGAGCCTGGGATTCTTCGGACAATGGAGTCATCCCATTATTATTCAGAGAATAACTTTTCTCCGGCACGAGA GAAAGGGTTTAAAGTTGTAATGACAACTAGTCTCTCATCAGATGTTCCTGTTGGTTATTTTTCGTGGGCTGAGTATGACATTATGGCACCCTTACAACCACAGATAGAAAAGGCCCTTGCGGCTGCCTTCATTTCCGACTGTGGTGCCCGAAACTTCCTTTTGCAGGCCCTTGAGAtgcttgagaagtcaaatatttcAATAGATTCCTATGGTGGTTGCCATCGGAACCGTAATGGAG AAAAAAACAGGGAAAACCCTGATAGCAGATTTGTTGTTATGATGAAAATTGGGAAATGTACCTTAGGACTTTCGGGAGCTTTTAAAT ATACTGTTGTATAG
- the LOC113278852 gene encoding uncharacterized protein DDB_G0292642-like, whose amino-acid sequence MGNAQEKSKKKICQVAEEEQNENPKPPMGDSICEICMEEIPPENKFYNGSCDNIKNKKKKTKQKVCLSQHHFCTNCMAKYIQVNVTEYNRSKIECPHVRCNIAFDVISCRSIISPQLFVRWCDLLCESVIRTKLAHSKVCYCPECHEMILNECGGTAKRKPCPKCKTMLCFHCKDKASLCRSHKRRVGDLLRDRNDIVFMETVKQNNWSRCPNCKFYVEHAGDGCDARDDFVINVEKMLQEFLGAVVEQ is encoded by the exons ATGGGTAATGCACAAGAAAAGTCCAAGAAAAAGATTTGTCAAGTAGCAGAAGAAGAACAGAATGAAAATCCGAAACCACCGATGGGTGATAGTATTTGTGAAATCTGCATGGAAGAAATCCCCCCGGAAAATAAATTCTATAACGGCAGCTGCGACAACattaaaaacaagaagaagaagactaaGCAAAAGGTGTGCTtatcacaacatcacttttgcaCTAATTGTATGGCGAAATACATACAAGTAAATGTGACCGAGTACAATAGATCAAAAATAGAATGCCCTCATGTCCGGTGCAACATAGCGTTCGATGTTATATCGTGCCGGTCCATCATTTCGCCTCAACTGTTTGTTAGGTGGTGTGACTTGCTTTGCGAGTCGGTTATTAGAACCAAGCTTGCTCACAGCAAAGTATGTTATTGTCCGGAATGCCATGAGATGATCTTGAATGAATGTGGTGGTACTGCGAAAAGAAAGCCGTGCCCAAAATGTAAGACCATGTTGTGCTTTCACTGCAAGGATAAAGCTTCCCTTTGTCGTAGTCATAAGCGCAGGGTGGGAGATTTGCTAAGAGACAGAAACGACATTGTGTTCATGGAAACCGTTAAACAGAATAATTGGTCTAGATGTCCAAACTGCAAATTTTACGTCGAGCATGCCGGTGATGGTTGCG ATGCCAGAGACGATTTTGTTATAAATGTAGAAAAGATGTTACAAGAATTCTTAGGTGCCGTTGTGGAGCAGTGA